Genomic window (Gemmatimonadota bacterium):
GCGGACGATTAACCACAATAATGGTCTGTCGTTTGATACCTGGGATCTGAAAACAGATCAGGGTGTGCTGGTTGCCAGCGGCATTTATATCGCGCATTTTGACGCGCCAAATATCGGTACGCATTTTATCAAGTGTGCGGTGTTTATGGAAGCAGAGACGCTGAATACATTTTAACGAACTGATTCTGGCTCATGGAGGAATAAATTATGTTCAGGAAGATGATTTTTCTGTTTGCCGCGCTGGCATTGATCGCTCAGGATGCCCGTGCAGGCGATGAGAGCCGCATCGGCACAGCCGCGGCTCAAGAGTTGCGTATTCCAATTGGTTCGCGCGGTACAGCACTTGGGGGCGCCATACTGGCTCATGTAAAAGGCGCCGAGGCATTGCAGTGGAATCCCTCGGGATTGGTATTTGGAACGCACAAACGCGAAGCCGTGTTTTCATATCTGGATTATATCGCGGATATGAATGTGAACTATTTTGCGATCACCACGCGTTTGCGGGATGATATTTCGGTGGGGATCAGTGCCCGTACGTTAGCCGTGGGCGATATTGTTGTGACGACGGAGGAGTCGCCCGAAGGTACGGGCGAGATACTCTCTCCGAGGTTTTCGTGCGTGACATTTACGTATTCGCAGTTGTTGACAGACCGCGTGGCGTTTGGAACGACGATCAAATATATCCACGAGGCGATTAAGCGCGAGGTCGCCAATGGTCTGGCGTTTGACTTTGGTTTTCAGTACAAAACCGCGCTAAAGGGCCTGACGCTGGGTATTGCTATGCGAAACTATGGCCCAGACCTGCGGTTTGATGGTCCGGACCTGGATCGGGTGGTGAAATTGCAAGACGCGATTCCAGAAGCTGATCCTCAAGCCGGGTCGCGCAGTTTCCGCACATCACTGGCATCTGCGGAATTGCCTACGTCTATAGAAATCGGTCTTTCCTATGCTTTCTATGAAGACGCGCTGGGCAAAGCTACTTTTTCTGCAACTTTCCGCAATAACAATCTGGCGACTGACGAGTATCAGGCTGGCGTTGAGTATTCGATGAAACAAATTCTTCAGTTGCGCGGAGGGTATGTGACGTCTCCAACAAGTGATGCCCTGCCCAACGGGTTTAAGAAGGAATATATTCTGGGCCCGACGTTTGGCTTTGGTCTCAATGTGCCCATGGGCAATATGGCTTTTCAAGTGGATTATGCCTTTGGCAAGACCGAGTTCTTTCAGGATAATCACTGGTTGACTGTGGGACTCGGGTTCTGAGAAGTGCGTCCTGAAAGGCAAAAAATAAAAAAGCTCAGAGATCATTACGATCTCTGAGCTTTTTTGTATGTACTTTAGCAGTTGTAATATTCTTTGAGCTTGCGCTGGAGGGTGCGAAGGCTAATGCCCAGCCTTTTGGCCGCATGTGTGCGGTTGCCATTGACGCAGTTTAGGGTGTAGTCTATGATGAGTTTTTCAACGGTGTGTAGGGATAGTCCTTCGAGCATGCTCAAATCGATGTTCACGGCATTTGAATCCTCGCGCTGTGGCGTATAAATATCGGAGGGCAGATCAGTCGGTAATATGGTGTCTCTTTTGACCATAACGGCGAGACGTTCGAGAATATTTTTGAGTTCGCGCACGTTGCCTGGCCATGAATAGGTCATGAGATACAGGATCGTCTCGGGAGCGAGTTCTTTAGGTGCGAGGTCGTTGTCCTGAGCAAAGTTTTTGAGAAAATTGGTTGCCATTGCGGGGATGTCTTCGGGATGTAGCCGCAAAGGGGGCATATCAATGTGAAGGACATTGAGGCGATAGTAGAGATCTTCGCGGAACGAGCCATTGGCAACGGCTTTCTTGAGATCGTTATTTGTGGCGGCAATTATCCGCACATCGATATCGATGGGGTCTGTACTGCCCACGCGCACTATCTGTTGGCTTTCCAGAACGCGCAGCCACTTGGCCTGTACGTCAAGACCCAGATCGCCGATTTCATCGAGAAATAAGGTGCCGCGATGCGCTGCTTCAAACACGCCCTGTCGGGTCGTGGTCGCACTGGTAAAAGCCCCTTTAATATGGCCGAAAAGATGGCTTTCGGTCAGTTCGCGGGGAATCGCAGAACAATTTACGGCAATAAAAGGGTGGTCGGCCCTGGGGCCAGTTTCGTGGAGTGTTTTTGCAGCCAGTTCTTTGCCCGTACCGCTTTCTCCTGTGATGAGCACAGTCGTCTTAAAAGGAGCCAGATATTGAATCTGGTCTCTGATTTTCGCTATGCATGTCGATGCACCTTGAAGCAGGTGTTCTGTTTTGTCCTTTGCGTTTTCGTTCTGCTCATCTCTGGGTTCA
Coding sequences:
- a CDS encoding PorV/PorQ family protein, which gives rise to MFRKMIFLFAALALIAQDARAGDESRIGTAAAQELRIPIGSRGTALGGAILAHVKGAEALQWNPSGLVFGTHKREAVFSYLDYIADMNVNYFAITTRLRDDISVGISARTLAVGDIVVTTEESPEGTGEILSPRFSCVTFTYSQLLTDRVAFGTTIKYIHEAIKREVANGLAFDFGFQYKTALKGLTLGIAMRNYGPDLRFDGPDLDRVVKLQDAIPEADPQAGSRSFRTSLASAELPTSIEIGLSYAFYEDALGKATFSATFRNNNLATDEYQAGVEYSMKQILQLRGGYVTSPTSDALPNGFKKEYILGPTFGFGLNVPMGNMAFQVDYAFGKTEFFQDNHWLTVGLGF
- a CDS encoding sigma-54 dependent transcriptional regulator, which translates into the protein MQKQILITEPRDEQNENAKDKTEHLLQGASTCIAKIRDQIQYLAPFKTTVLITGESGTGKELAAKTLHETGPRADHPFIAVNCSAIPRELTESHLFGHIKGAFTSATTTRQGVFEAAHRGTLFLDEIGDLGLDVQAKWLRVLESQQIVRVGSTDPIDIDVRIIAATNNDLKKAVANGSFREDLYYRLNVLHIDMPPLRLHPEDIPAMATNFLKNFAQDNDLAPKELAPETILYLMTYSWPGNVRELKNILERLAVMVKRDTILPTDLPSDIYTPQREDSNAVNIDLSMLEGLSLHTVEKLIIDYTLNCVNGNRTHAAKRLGISLRTLQRKLKEYYNC